From Anopheles arabiensis isolate DONGOLA chromosome 3, AaraD3, whole genome shotgun sequence, a single genomic window includes:
- the LOC120902548 gene encoding CDK5RAP1-like protein, which translates to MNTVARNSILVRLGRRILPHRTCVRTASSSSLQKREQLKEGPSLQDFLRGTTEAETSTVYIADRGKPIPYIAPETLRGQKRKVFLEVYGCQMNTNDTEIVWSILKAHQYHRTVNLKEADIVLMMTCAIREGAEDTVWNRLKHLRLLKRKRETNGEKPLQIGVLGCMAERLKKQLVEKEHSVDVVAGPDAYKDLPRLLAIGQRGQKAINVLLSLDETYADVVPVKLDRKSKTAFVSIMRGCDNMCSYCIVPFTRGKERSRPIKSIREEVLQLENEGIREITLLGQNVNSYRDTSDESLEDAPKEATLLAPGFRTVYKSKVGGLRFAELLTELAEAVPEMRIRFTSPHPKDFPVDVLETIAKYPNICNSLHLPAQSGNTQVLERMRRGYTREAYLNLVEEVRRIIPNVTLSSDFICGFCGESEPEFADTVSLIEQVGYHAAFLFAYSMREKTTAHRRYSDDVPEEVKQERLRRMIAAFRREAERLNSLFVDRTELVLIEGYSKRSRTDLAGRNDGNVKVIVPAGQVRSDRAADRDDVRPLGVGDYVAVRITGSNSQILKGEPLYHTTIKEFYGNA; encoded by the exons ATGAACACAGTAGCAAGAAATTCGATACTAGTCCGATTGGGTCGAAGGATATTACCACACAGGACGTGCGTGCGCACCGCATCATCGAGCAGTTTGCAGAAGCGGGAACAGCTCAAGGAAGGCCCTTCGTTGCAAGATTTCCTGCGTGGAACAACGGAAGCGGAAACCTCCACCGTCTACATTGCGGACCGGGGCAAACCCATCCCCTACATCGCCCCCGAAACGCTCCGGGGGCAGAAACGGAAGGTTTTCCTCGAAGTGTACGGCTGCCAGATGAACACCAATGATACGGAAATCGTTTGGTCGATACTGAAAGCGCACCAGTACCACCGAACGGTGAATCTGAAGGAAGCCGACATCGTGCTCATGATGACGTGCGCCATCCGGGAAGGCGCGGAAGATACGGTCTGGAATCGGTTGAAACATTTGCGCCTGCTGAAGCGCAAGCGTGAGACGAACGGCGAAAAACCGTTACAGATCGGGGTGCTGGGCTGTATGGCGGAACGGTTGAAGAAGCAGCTGGTAGAGAAGGAGCACTCCGTCGATGTGGTGGCAGGACCGGATGCGTACAAGGATTTGCCCCGCCTGCTGGCGATCGGCCAGCGGGGACAGAAAGCGATCAATGTGCTACTTTCGCTCGACGAAACGTACGCCGACGTGGTGCCGGTAAAGCTGGACCGTAAATCGAAGACCGCGTTCGTTTCCATCATGCGTGGATGCGACAACATGTGCTCGTACTGTATCGTTCCCTTTACCCGCGGCAAGGAACGGTCCCGACCGATCAAATCGATCCGCGAGGAAGTGTTGCAGCTGGAAAATGAAGGCATTAGGGAAATAACGTTGCTCGGGCAGAACGTTAACAGCTATCGTGACACGAGCGACGAATCGTTGGAGGATGCCCCCAAGGAGGCAACGCTGTTGGCGCCCGGGTTCCGCACCGTGTACAAAAGCAAGGTCGGGGGATTACGGTTTGCCGAGCTGCTGACCGAGCTGGCGGAAGCGGTCCCCGAGATGAGGATCCGTTTCACGTCACCCCACCCAAAGGACTTCCCGGTGGATGTGCTGGAAACGATTGCAAAGTATCCGAACATATGCAACAGCCTGCATTTACCGGCACAGTCCGGCAATACGCAGGTGCTGGAGCGCATGAGACGTGGTTACACGCGGGAAG CATACCTAAACCTGGTAGAGGAAGTGCGCCGCATCATACCGAACGTAACGCTTTCCAGCGACTTTATCTGCGGCTTCTGCGGTGAAAGCGAGCCCGAGTTTGCCGACACGGTATCGCTCATCGAGCAGGTGGGCTACCATGCTGCGTTCCTGTTTGCGTACAGTATGCGGGAGAAAACTACGGCCCACCGGCGGTACAGTGACGACGTACCGGAGGAAGTGAAGCAGGAGCGTTTGCGCCGGATGATTGCAGCTTTCCGGAGGGAAGCGGAACGACTaaacagtttgtttgttgatcGAACGGAGCTTGTGCTGATCGAGGGTTACAGCAAACGATCACGAACCGATCTTGCGGGTCGTAATGATGGAAACGTGAAGGTTATTGTTCCTGCTGGACAGGTTCGGTCCGACC